One part of the Gossypium raimondii isolate GPD5lz chromosome 1, ASM2569854v1, whole genome shotgun sequence genome encodes these proteins:
- the LOC105786109 gene encoding MACPF domain-containing protein At4g24290 isoform X1 encodes MALKISAQEAAEIAIRSIGSGYNLALDLRLKYCQEEEKGSPLIEFEQVGCYDVALPCGISIPNVSKLIKCYQGKGTRNMCDVISFQQMSERFNHELSLSGKIPSGLFNAMFDFSGCSHKDAVSTKTLAFDGIFITLYTVLLDKSQMVLCDHVKKAVPSSWEPAALARFIKTFGTHIIVGVKMGGKDVIYMKQQHSSTVQPTDAYTKLKKLADDKFLKNNEQSRINSEQVKLYNQMQDISIIYKRRGGREEMNLSHAEWLQTVDVHPEVVSMSFIPITSLLSGVPMSGFLNHAIDLYLRYKPSLEELHLFLEFSLPRQWAPVFKEFPRGLQHKRQSNSFLQFKFLGPKLYVNTIPVDVGMRPVTGLRLYLEGKRSNRLAIYMQHLSSLPTYFQLVDEPNDTLPDEESYDKRYLVKVRWKNFSRVCTAPVECYNNNSIVTGAQVQVEKHGLKSILFLRLHFSTVLGTVILRHSEWDGSFGIAPQSGILSDLLSKPLTPPPPQRKPDTSSSAYPGGPPMPNYTPKLLKYVDTAEMKRGPQDPPGYWVVSGARLVVEEGKIALRVKYSLLIDIPDEIPEEH; translated from the exons ATGGCACTCAAGATTTCAGCTCAGGAAGCTGCTGAGATTGCTATAAGGTCTATTGGGAGTGGATATAATCTAGCTCTTGATTTAAGGTTGAAATACtgtcaagaagaagaaaagggttCACCcttgattgagtttgaacaaGTTGGGTGTTATGATGTAGCTTTGCCTTGTGGAATCTCTATCCCAAATGTATCCAAGTTGATCAAATGTTATCAAGGCAAGGGTACAAGGAACATGTGTGATGTTATCTCTTTTCAGCag ATGTCAGAACGGTTCAACCATGAACTGTCTCTGAGTGGCAAAATTCCTTCTGGTTTATTCAATGCCATGTTTGACTTCTCCGGCTGTTCGCACAAGGATGCAGTCAGCACCAAGACCTTAGCTTTTGATGGGATATTCATCACACTTTATACAGTTTTATTGGACAAATCACAAATGGTACTCTGTGATCATGTTAAGAAAGCTGTTCCATCATCATGGGAACCTGCTGCCTTGGCAAG ATTCATCAAGACATTTGGAACCCATATTATTGTTGGTGTGAAAATGGGCGGAAAGGATGTAATATATATGAAACAGCAGCACTCATCAACTGTTCAACCAACTGATGCATACACAAAACTGAAGAAGTTGGCTGATGATAAGTTTTTAAAGAACAATGAACAAAGTAGGATCAATTCAGAACAAGTGAAGCTATATAATCAG ATGCAGGATATCTCTATAATTTACAAAAGGAGGGGTGGAAGAGAGGAAATGAACTTATCCCATGCTGAGTGGCTACAAACTGTTGATGTTCATCCTGAAGTGGTCTCAATGTCATTCATTCCTATTACTTCCTTGTTAAGTGGAGTTCCAATGAGCGGATTCTTGAATCATGCCATAGATCTCTACTTACGTT ATAAACCCTCACTTGAAGAACTACATTTGTTTTTGGAATTTTCGCTGCCAAGGCAGTGGGCACCAGTTTTCAAAGAGTTTCCCCGTGGTTTACAACACAAGCGACAGAGCAATTCGTTTTTACAGTTCAAGTTCTTGGGTCCCAAGCTTTATGTTAACACCATTCCA GTTGATGTAGGTATGAGACCAGTTACAGGTCTTCGGCTCTATCTCGAAGGCAAAAGAAGCAATCGGTTGGCCATATACATGCAGCACCTTTCTTCTCTACCTACATACTTTCAACTTGTCGATGAACCCAACGATACATTGCCTGATGAAGAGTCCTATGATAAAAGATACTTGGTAAAAGTTCGATGGAAGAATTTCTCTAGAGTTTGTACAGCTCCTGTAGAGTGTTACAATAATAATTCCATAGTTACTGGAGCTCAGGTACAGGTAGAGAAACATGGATTGAAAAGCATTCTCTTTTTACGACTTCATTTCTCTACCGTTTTAGGAACGGTAATCCTAAGGCATTCAGAATGGGATGGATCATTTGGAATTGCACCTCAGTCTGGAATCCTATCTGATCTTTTGAGTAAGCCTTTAACACCACCTCCACCACAAAGAAAGCCAGATACAAGCTCTTCAGCTTACCCTGGTGGCCCTCCAATGCCAAATTATACCCCAAAACTATTGAAATATGTTGATACAGCAGAGATGAAAAGAGGGCCACAAGATCCTCCTGGATACTGGGTTGTGTCGGGGGCAAGACTGGTTGTAGAGGAAGGCAAGATTGCTCTACGAGTAAAGTATTCCCTATTAATTGACATACCAGATGAAATACCTGAGGAGCATTAG
- the LOC105786109 gene encoding MACPF domain-containing protein At4g24290 isoform X2: MLSLFSRQMSERFNHELSLSGKIPSGLFNAMFDFSGCSHKDAVSTKTLAFDGIFITLYTVLLDKSQMVLCDHVKKAVPSSWEPAALARFIKTFGTHIIVGVKMGGKDVIYMKQQHSSTVQPTDAYTKLKKLADDKFLKNNEQSRINSEQVKLYNQMQDISIIYKRRGGREEMNLSHAEWLQTVDVHPEVVSMSFIPITSLLSGVPMSGFLNHAIDLYLRYKPSLEELHLFLEFSLPRQWAPVFKEFPRGLQHKRQSNSFLQFKFLGPKLYVNTIPVDVGMRPVTGLRLYLEGKRSNRLAIYMQHLSSLPTYFQLVDEPNDTLPDEESYDKRYLVKVRWKNFSRVCTAPVECYNNNSIVTGAQVQVEKHGLKSILFLRLHFSTVLGTVILRHSEWDGSFGIAPQSGILSDLLSKPLTPPPPQRKPDTSSSAYPGGPPMPNYTPKLLKYVDTAEMKRGPQDPPGYWVVSGARLVVEEGKIALRVKYSLLIDIPDEIPEEH; the protein is encoded by the exons ATGTTATCTCTTTTCAGCag GCAGATGTCAGAACGGTTCAACCATGAACTGTCTCTGAGTGGCAAAATTCCTTCTGGTTTATTCAATGCCATGTTTGACTTCTCCGGCTGTTCGCACAAGGATGCAGTCAGCACCAAGACCTTAGCTTTTGATGGGATATTCATCACACTTTATACAGTTTTATTGGACAAATCACAAATGGTACTCTGTGATCATGTTAAGAAAGCTGTTCCATCATCATGGGAACCTGCTGCCTTGGCAAG ATTCATCAAGACATTTGGAACCCATATTATTGTTGGTGTGAAAATGGGCGGAAAGGATGTAATATATATGAAACAGCAGCACTCATCAACTGTTCAACCAACTGATGCATACACAAAACTGAAGAAGTTGGCTGATGATAAGTTTTTAAAGAACAATGAACAAAGTAGGATCAATTCAGAACAAGTGAAGCTATATAATCAG ATGCAGGATATCTCTATAATTTACAAAAGGAGGGGTGGAAGAGAGGAAATGAACTTATCCCATGCTGAGTGGCTACAAACTGTTGATGTTCATCCTGAAGTGGTCTCAATGTCATTCATTCCTATTACTTCCTTGTTAAGTGGAGTTCCAATGAGCGGATTCTTGAATCATGCCATAGATCTCTACTTACGTT ATAAACCCTCACTTGAAGAACTACATTTGTTTTTGGAATTTTCGCTGCCAAGGCAGTGGGCACCAGTTTTCAAAGAGTTTCCCCGTGGTTTACAACACAAGCGACAGAGCAATTCGTTTTTACAGTTCAAGTTCTTGGGTCCCAAGCTTTATGTTAACACCATTCCA GTTGATGTAGGTATGAGACCAGTTACAGGTCTTCGGCTCTATCTCGAAGGCAAAAGAAGCAATCGGTTGGCCATATACATGCAGCACCTTTCTTCTCTACCTACATACTTTCAACTTGTCGATGAACCCAACGATACATTGCCTGATGAAGAGTCCTATGATAAAAGATACTTGGTAAAAGTTCGATGGAAGAATTTCTCTAGAGTTTGTACAGCTCCTGTAGAGTGTTACAATAATAATTCCATAGTTACTGGAGCTCAGGTACAGGTAGAGAAACATGGATTGAAAAGCATTCTCTTTTTACGACTTCATTTCTCTACCGTTTTAGGAACGGTAATCCTAAGGCATTCAGAATGGGATGGATCATTTGGAATTGCACCTCAGTCTGGAATCCTATCTGATCTTTTGAGTAAGCCTTTAACACCACCTCCACCACAAAGAAAGCCAGATACAAGCTCTTCAGCTTACCCTGGTGGCCCTCCAATGCCAAATTATACCCCAAAACTATTGAAATATGTTGATACAGCAGAGATGAAAAGAGGGCCACAAGATCCTCCTGGATACTGGGTTGTGTCGGGGGCAAGACTGGTTGTAGAGGAAGGCAAGATTGCTCTACGAGTAAAGTATTCCCTATTAATTGACATACCAGATGAAATACCTGAGGAGCATTAG